One Kangiella geojedonensis DNA segment encodes these proteins:
- the mazG gene encoding nucleoside triphosphate pyrophosphohydrolase, whose amino-acid sequence MKQTERLLGIMQSLRDPKKGCPWDKKQTFETIVPHTLEEAYEVADAIENGDMAELEGELGDLLFQVVFYAQLGREEGLFDFESIAKAMCDKLVRRHPHVFSDVTLDTDEAIKQNWEKLKQQERQTKNQENTSLLDDLPRSFPALSLAQKMQKRVGRHGFDWPDVGGVIEKLEEEVAELKEAISNNDIAHMEEELGDVLFSCVNLSRHLKLDPEAALRKSCRKFEQRFRALETLIDNDGLSIDSASLEQLEAAWQKAKQQL is encoded by the coding sequence ATGAAACAAACTGAACGCTTACTGGGAATTATGCAAAGCTTGCGTGACCCTAAAAAAGGTTGCCCTTGGGATAAAAAGCAAACCTTTGAAACGATTGTGCCTCATACGCTCGAAGAAGCATACGAAGTCGCTGATGCGATAGAAAATGGTGATATGGCGGAGCTAGAAGGGGAGCTGGGGGATTTATTATTTCAGGTCGTTTTTTATGCGCAGCTAGGGCGCGAGGAGGGCTTATTTGATTTTGAGTCTATCGCAAAAGCAATGTGCGATAAGTTGGTGCGACGTCACCCTCATGTCTTTTCTGATGTTACCTTGGACACTGATGAAGCCATTAAGCAGAACTGGGAAAAGCTGAAACAACAAGAGCGTCAGACTAAAAATCAAGAAAATACTAGCCTGTTAGACGACTTGCCTAGAAGCTTCCCTGCGTTGTCGTTGGCGCAGAAGATGCAGAAACGTGTTGGGCGACATGGCTTTGACTGGCCGGATGTTGGTGGAGTTATTGAGAAGTTAGAAGAAGAGGTTGCTGAGTTAAAAGAAGCGATTTCGAACAATGACATAGCGCACATGGAAGAGGAGCTCGGTGATGTACTTTTTAGCTGCGTTAATCTTTCACGCCACTTAAAGCTTGACCCCGAAGCGGCACTTAGGAAAAGTTGCCGTAAATTCGAGCAACGTTTTAGAGCGTTAGAGACCTTGATCGATAATGATGGTTTAAGTATCGACTCGGCAAGCCTTGAGCAATTAGAAGCCGCGTGGCAGAAAGCGAAACAGCAACTGTAA
- the barA gene encoding two-component sensor histidine kinase BarA: protein MKNWGISRRILTLALTPTLLVCLLLGFFFINNHIQDSEDSLLSRGKTIATHLALASEYGIITLDNSTLQEMAQAARDNDKELLAVAIYDQNNRILTSVGAAEYLSKMGIQNPHDLTQIGAQSSLMRYAHVEKLNDGVVFHAPILSKFPEDHEAWRTNVKNNTEVLGYVSVLMSQDFSLLSRYSTIITTILISLIGLLIGGFLARRMSTSVTEPIVSMAKGVDKIKDGKLDTRISSDASAELKTLQDGINLMAESMEHNQEEMQQAVDQATEDLRETLETLEVNNLELDIARRQAVEASRIKTEFLANMSHEIRTPMNGVIGFTDLLLKTELNNKQKDFLFDIKRSASGLLSIIDDILDYSKIEAGKMSFERYPFDLRECVDDVFKILGPNASQKGIELVSLIYSDVPKALLGDPIRIKQIITNLLNNAVKFTKSGSVELYAEVESEGKKGLKLKIQVKDSGIGLTKEQQNNLFKAFSQADSSTTREFGGTGLGLVISKSLVEKMGGNIGVESVEGNGSTFWFTLQCERAESLPEDGLTGEFLAAKSVLVFDPHPATRLSLTQMLEDWQMQVRNFEKIDDLMTEVDLYAQSGKNVDLIILGGQRFRRRMQQIEHICDKVNNQLSCPVITFSTSSDVDFLEHLATLGVSRAMEKPITYRALYNSLIELLRSNRSETSGKKAQANTSQLNASELKGSYVLAVDDNPANLRLVTTLLKDLKIKVDTAESGMQAVALSKDKVYDAILMDIQMPEMNGLEATRTIRANATNQSTPVIALTAHAMANEREILLDSGMDDYMTKPVSEQDLINVLLKWTQADASLNTAVQSAESNDTNKEKTLDWELSLKLANGKVDLAQDMLKMMVESNHETGRVIHAAYQAQDFDELLQHIHKLHGASCYVGTPRLKSLSNQYETKLKKQQYNLLEDLHTDLIAELKAINQAAQPYIESETTS from the coding sequence ATGAAAAACTGGGGAATTAGTCGACGAATTCTAACTTTGGCTTTAACGCCAACGTTGTTAGTTTGCCTATTATTAGGCTTCTTTTTTATCAATAATCACATACAAGACAGCGAAGACTCACTACTGTCACGTGGTAAAACCATTGCAACTCACCTAGCTTTAGCCAGCGAATACGGCATCATCACGCTAGATAACTCAACGCTTCAAGAAATGGCACAAGCGGCCCGAGATAATGATAAAGAATTATTAGCGGTTGCCATTTACGATCAAAATAATAGAATTCTGACCTCGGTAGGTGCCGCAGAGTACTTGTCAAAGATGGGTATTCAGAACCCTCATGATCTCACTCAAATCGGCGCGCAGAGCAGCTTGATGCGTTACGCCCATGTCGAAAAACTTAACGATGGTGTGGTTTTCCACGCCCCTATTTTATCCAAGTTTCCTGAAGATCATGAAGCATGGCGAACCAACGTAAAAAACAATACCGAAGTGTTGGGCTACGTTTCGGTACTGATGTCACAAGACTTTTCGCTACTCAGCCGTTATAGCACTATCATCACCACCATCCTTATCAGCCTAATCGGTCTATTAATTGGCGGCTTCTTGGCGCGCAGAATGTCGACGAGTGTTACGGAGCCTATTGTCAGCATGGCAAAAGGCGTCGACAAGATTAAAGACGGTAAGCTTGATACACGAATTAGCTCGGATGCCAGCGCAGAGCTGAAAACACTGCAAGACGGTATCAACTTGATGGCTGAAAGCATGGAGCACAATCAGGAAGAAATGCAGCAGGCAGTTGATCAAGCCACGGAAGACTTACGTGAGACCTTAGAAACGCTAGAGGTTAACAACCTAGAGTTGGATATTGCACGTCGTCAAGCAGTCGAAGCTAGCCGCATTAAAACAGAGTTCCTAGCCAACATGAGCCATGAAATCCGAACGCCGATGAATGGCGTTATCGGCTTCACGGATCTACTGTTGAAAACTGAGCTAAACAATAAACAAAAAGACTTCCTATTCGATATCAAACGCTCAGCATCAGGTCTGTTATCGATTATTGATGACATTCTGGATTATTCAAAAATCGAAGCGGGAAAAATGTCCTTCGAGCGTTATCCGTTTGATTTACGTGAATGCGTAGATGATGTTTTCAAGATTTTGGGCCCCAACGCCTCGCAGAAAGGCATTGAACTGGTATCGCTGATTTATTCAGACGTCCCTAAAGCACTATTGGGCGATCCGATTCGAATAAAACAGATCATCACCAACCTGTTGAATAACGCCGTTAAGTTCACTAAATCTGGTAGTGTTGAACTCTATGCTGAAGTGGAGTCTGAAGGTAAGAAAGGACTAAAGCTTAAAATACAAGTCAAAGACTCAGGTATTGGCCTGACAAAAGAGCAGCAGAACAACCTGTTTAAAGCCTTTAGCCAAGCAGATAGCAGCACCACTCGTGAGTTTGGTGGTACCGGACTTGGTTTAGTTATATCCAAGTCCTTGGTGGAAAAAATGGGCGGTAATATTGGCGTCGAAAGTGTCGAGGGTAATGGCTCTACCTTCTGGTTCACCCTTCAGTGTGAACGTGCCGAGTCCTTACCTGAGGATGGTTTAACGGGTGAGTTCCTGGCGGCTAAATCTGTACTCGTATTTGACCCGCACCCTGCTACTCGTTTGTCGTTAACTCAGATGCTGGAAGACTGGCAAATGCAGGTTCGCAACTTTGAGAAAATTGATGACTTAATGACAGAGGTTGACCTCTATGCTCAAAGCGGTAAAAACGTCGACTTGATCATTCTGGGTGGCCAGCGTTTCCGCCGTCGTATGCAACAGATTGAGCACATCTGTGACAAAGTGAACAATCAGCTTAGTTGTCCGGTCATTACCTTTAGCACGTCCAGTGATGTGGATTTCCTTGAACATCTTGCAACTCTTGGCGTGTCACGCGCGATGGAAAAACCAATTACCTATCGCGCCTTATATAACTCGCTAATTGAGTTACTGCGCTCCAACCGTTCTGAAACATCCGGTAAAAAAGCACAGGCTAACACCAGCCAGCTGAACGCCAGTGAGCTGAAAGGCAGCTACGTGTTGGCCGTGGATGATAATCCTGCTAACTTACGCTTGGTTACAACATTACTGAAAGACCTCAAAATTAAAGTCGATACCGCAGAGAGTGGCATGCAAGCGGTAGCTTTAAGTAAAGATAAAGTCTATGACGCTATTTTGATGGACATTCAGATGCCGGAAATGAATGGTCTAGAGGCGACGAGGACGATTCGAGCTAATGCGACCAACCAAAGTACTCCTGTTATCGCTTTAACTGCTCATGCGATGGCAAATGAACGAGAAATATTACTCGATTCTGGCATGGATGATTACATGACCAAACCCGTCTCTGAACAAGACTTAATTAATGTTCTATTAAAGTGGACACAGGCAGACGCGTCGCTTAATACCGCAGTTCAGTCTGCCGAATCCAATGACACGAATAAAGAGAAAACATTGGATTGGGAGTTAAGTCTTAAACTGGCCAACGGTAAAGTTGATTTGGCACAAGATATGTTGAAAATGATGGTGGAGTCGAATCATGAAACGGGGCGAGTGATTCATGCAGCTTACCAAGCCCAAGACTTTGATGAGTTATTGCAGCATATTCATAAGCTACATGGCGCCAGCTGTTACGTCGGAACACCACGATTAAAAAGTTTAAGTAACCAGTACGAAACCAAGCTGAAAAAACAACAATACAACTTACTAGAAGATCTGCATACCGACTTAATTGCAGAGCTGAAAGCCATTAACCAAGCAGCACAACCCTATATCGAAAGCGAAACGACGAGCTAA
- a CDS encoding ABC transporter substrate binding protein, with translation MVFMLIYLLGLSSQAQAEHAPEPEVVKINVLSAFSTTQERELLHSLRQTLLEQFNMKADEQLIFWQRQDNWKQLLEKNQPDFIIVIGSQSFNKLQQVELNTPVLALMLSKSTFESLQASPQDNVYAITHSQPIERFVQLAKSLNVYQAQIGSFISPQTKHNIQAFEQLASFYNLAYSPVMVEPKLNGRDALRQLSLCCSVIILESDDVFRPGKVRKSIMVNAYRERIIVIAHAESVLKEGAMLTLFTQPYDIGAQAANLYHALEEGSLTQPYQYPDQFAIGINRKIARLLGYDDLTVGGLMQKVETLDFIQSAIGNGKSTTP, from the coding sequence ATGGTTTTTATGCTCATTTATCTACTGGGTTTATCTTCGCAAGCGCAAGCTGAACATGCTCCAGAGCCAGAAGTGGTCAAGATTAATGTACTCAGCGCTTTTTCCACCACTCAAGAGCGTGAGCTGTTACATTCGTTACGCCAGACTTTGCTCGAACAATTCAACATGAAAGCTGATGAACAGCTCATCTTTTGGCAAAGACAAGATAACTGGAAACAACTCTTAGAAAAAAACCAACCAGATTTTATCATTGTCATAGGCAGTCAATCTTTCAATAAGCTACAACAAGTTGAACTCAATACGCCTGTCTTAGCGCTCATGTTGAGTAAGAGCACGTTCGAATCGCTCCAAGCGTCGCCACAAGATAATGTTTATGCCATTACTCACTCTCAGCCGATTGAGCGCTTCGTACAACTTGCGAAAAGCCTTAATGTTTATCAAGCACAAATTGGCAGTTTTATCTCGCCACAAACTAAACACAATATCCAAGCATTTGAGCAGCTAGCCAGTTTTTATAACCTAGCCTATAGCCCAGTCATGGTCGAGCCCAAGCTTAATGGCCGGGATGCGCTACGCCAGTTGTCTTTATGTTGCTCAGTTATCATTCTCGAAAGTGATGATGTTTTTCGCCCTGGTAAGGTCAGGAAGTCGATCATGGTTAATGCTTATCGCGAGAGAATCATTGTCATTGCACACGCTGAAAGTGTACTAAAAGAAGGAGCAATGCTAACATTGTTTACCCAGCCGTATGACATAGGGGCGCAAGCGGCGAACCTTTATCACGCCTTAGAAGAAGGTTCATTAACGCAGCCTTATCAATACCCTGACCAATTTGCGATTGGTATTAACCGAAAAATTGCACGATTATTGGGTTATGATGACCTTACGGTGGGTGGCTTGATGCAGAAAGTGGAAACTTTGGACTTCATACAAAGCGCGATAGGCAATGGGAAATCTACAACACCATGA
- the mtaB gene encoding tRNA (N(6)-L-threonylcarbamoyladenosine(37)-C(2))-methylthiotransferase MtaB has translation MQVHLSALGCRLNEAELQNWATSFQKVGYSLAATPEVADLIVLNTCAVTSEAARKSRQTVRRFHRSNPEARMVVTGCYASLEPEKLEQIMGVDLVVDNSDKDVLVDKVKEILDIPVMPEFATEPGESALFARNRERAFIKIQDGCRYRCTYCIVTVARGEEKSRSIEDLIDEINKLHAEGIQEIVLAGVHVGGYGSDIDSSLYELVESVLERTEMPRIRFASVEPWDLGENFFELFANPRLMAHMHLPIQSGADSVLRRMSRRCRTEDFAELVKQARTQVAGFNVTTDVIVGFPGETDEEFEQTMDYIEQVGFGHIHIFTYSDREGTKAARLPNKISKEVKKERSRRLHELAAKLKAQELQAQLGQNVPILWESSNQTNEDGSHRYHGYTPNYHKVAVDVPADKSPERLILNTQLMSVDEEQGCLVGEITDEIPVAAVDASAPIKITQL, from the coding sequence ATGCAAGTACATTTAAGTGCCTTAGGTTGTCGATTAAACGAAGCTGAACTACAGAACTGGGCGACCTCGTTTCAGAAAGTAGGCTATTCCTTGGCAGCCACTCCCGAAGTGGCGGACTTAATTGTGCTAAATACTTGTGCGGTCACTTCTGAAGCTGCTCGTAAATCGCGCCAAACCGTGCGTCGCTTCCACCGTTCTAATCCTGAAGCTCGCATGGTCGTGACAGGTTGCTATGCCTCACTAGAGCCTGAGAAGCTAGAGCAAATCATGGGCGTTGATTTGGTGGTCGATAACTCTGATAAAGACGTCTTAGTTGATAAGGTCAAAGAAATACTGGACATCCCTGTGATGCCAGAGTTTGCCACCGAGCCAGGTGAAAGTGCTTTGTTCGCTCGAAATCGTGAGCGTGCCTTTATTAAGATCCAAGATGGATGCAGATACCGTTGCACTTACTGCATTGTGACCGTCGCGCGTGGTGAAGAGAAAAGCCGCTCGATTGAAGATTTAATTGATGAAATCAATAAGTTGCATGCGGAAGGTATTCAAGAAATCGTGTTGGCTGGAGTTCATGTCGGCGGTTACGGTTCGGATATCGATTCGAGTTTGTATGAATTGGTGGAAAGCGTTCTTGAGCGGACGGAAATGCCAAGAATTCGTTTTGCGTCAGTTGAGCCTTGGGATTTAGGCGAGAACTTTTTTGAGTTATTTGCTAACCCAAGGCTAATGGCGCATATGCATCTGCCCATCCAAAGTGGTGCAGACAGTGTTTTGCGTCGCATGTCGCGTCGCTGCCGTACGGAAGACTTTGCCGAGCTGGTGAAGCAGGCGAGAACTCAAGTCGCTGGTTTTAATGTCACCACGGATGTGATTGTTGGCTTTCCTGGCGAAACCGATGAAGAGTTTGAGCAAACGATGGACTATATTGAGCAGGTCGGATTCGGACATATCCACATCTTTACATACTCTGATCGGGAAGGCACAAAGGCTGCACGCTTGCCCAACAAAATCAGTAAAGAGGTGAAAAAAGAACGCAGCAGACGGTTGCATGAGTTAGCGGCAAAATTAAAAGCTCAAGAGCTACAAGCTCAGTTGGGGCAGAATGTTCCTATCCTTTGGGAAAGCTCTAACCAAACAAATGAAGACGGTAGTCATCGTTATCATGGCTACACGCCGAATTATCATAAAGTTGCTGTAGATGTGCCCGCGGATAAAAGTCCTGAGCGCTTGATACTCAATACTCAATTGATGTCTGTTGATGAAGAGCAAGGGTGCTTGGTTGGTGAGATTACGGATGAAATTCCTGTGGCAGCAGTCGATGCATCAGCGCCAATTAAAATAACACAGCTGTAG
- a CDS encoding YaiI/YqxD family protein, which produces MKIWVDADACPVVIKEILFRAAQRAEIHTCLVANQYIKVPPSPFIKSVQVESGFDVADNEIVRRANSGDLVITADIPLADEVIDKGCTALSPRGELFTKENIKGRLTMRDFMETLRSSGIQSGGPPPLDQGDRMKFANHLDRLIAKNSQ; this is translated from the coding sequence ATGAAAATTTGGGTTGATGCAGACGCATGTCCAGTGGTCATCAAAGAGATTTTGTTTCGAGCAGCACAAAGAGCTGAGATACACACCTGCCTCGTTGCAAACCAGTATATTAAAGTACCCCCCTCACCTTTTATCAAGTCAGTACAAGTAGAGTCAGGATTTGATGTTGCTGACAATGAAATTGTGCGTCGCGCTAACTCAGGTGACTTGGTTATCACGGCCGATATACCGCTGGCTGATGAAGTGATTGATAAGGGGTGTACCGCGCTAAGCCCGCGAGGTGAGTTGTTTACCAAAGAAAATATTAAAGGTCGCCTGACCATGCGTGATTTTATGGAAACCTTACGCTCCAGTGGCATTCAAAGCGGTGGGCCTCCACCTCTAGATCAAGGCGATCGCATGAAATTTGCCAACCATCTTGATAGGCTCATTGCCAAAAATAGCCAATAA
- the rlmD gene encoding 23S rRNA (uracil(1939)-C(5))-methyltransferase RlmD: protein MARRRRRKALPKDPVRAEVHAFSHEGRGIASVDGKTVFIDNALLGEDVSFIYTEKRGKFDEGVAEEIHVASENRVTPPCIHADICGGCSLQHMSNPAQITHKQSVLVEQLKHFGQYDLENDDYELVEPMQAEVLGYRRKARLGVKFVPKKGGALVGFREKRSSFLATIDSCEVLDPRVGQLITPLKNMISELDTNNKTAQLEVAMGDDQVALVVRHLEPLSEKDHGMWVEFGKKHGLYIYLQPKGPKTVHKIYGPEEKDWLSYKLDDYGVELLFHPMDFTQVNASINQQMVKRAIDWLEPSKDDRILDLFCGLGNFTIPLATQVQNVVGVEGSEEMVERGGMNAKHNNLDNVKFYATDLQADFTQEDWAQEGFNKVLIDPPRSGALDVVQNIARFNPERIVYVSCNPATLARDSGELKERGYKLVKAGVMDMFPHTAHTESIALFQKV, encoded by the coding sequence ATGGCAAGAAGAAGACGTAGAAAGGCATTACCCAAAGATCCCGTTCGCGCGGAAGTCCATGCCTTTTCACACGAAGGCCGAGGTATTGCCTCTGTCGATGGTAAAACTGTATTTATTGATAATGCTTTGTTGGGCGAAGACGTATCATTCATCTATACCGAAAAACGTGGCAAGTTTGATGAAGGTGTAGCTGAAGAAATTCATGTTGCATCCGAGAATCGAGTAACCCCGCCATGTATTCATGCGGACATCTGCGGTGGTTGTAGTTTGCAGCACATGAGCAACCCTGCACAAATCACTCATAAACAGTCTGTTCTAGTCGAGCAGCTTAAGCACTTCGGGCAGTACGATCTTGAAAATGATGATTACGAGCTGGTCGAACCGATGCAAGCTGAGGTCCTTGGCTATCGCCGTAAAGCACGTCTTGGCGTGAAATTTGTGCCTAAAAAGGGTGGAGCCTTAGTTGGCTTCCGCGAAAAGCGCAGCAGTTTTCTGGCCACAATTGATTCGTGTGAGGTGCTTGACCCAAGAGTAGGGCAGTTAATTACGCCGCTGAAAAATATGATTTCAGAGCTAGATACCAACAATAAAACCGCACAGCTTGAAGTCGCCATGGGTGACGATCAGGTCGCGCTAGTCGTGCGTCATCTTGAACCGCTGTCGGAAAAAGATCACGGCATGTGGGTGGAATTCGGTAAAAAGCATGGTTTGTATATTTATTTGCAGCCAAAAGGCCCTAAAACCGTTCATAAAATATATGGCCCTGAAGAGAAAGACTGGCTCAGTTATAAGCTTGATGATTATGGCGTCGAGCTACTGTTCCACCCAATGGACTTCACACAAGTTAACGCCAGTATTAACCAGCAAATGGTTAAACGGGCTATCGATTGGCTGGAGCCAAGCAAAGACGACCGAATTCTTGACCTATTCTGTGGCCTCGGAAACTTTACGATTCCTCTCGCGACCCAAGTACAAAACGTCGTCGGTGTCGAAGGTAGCGAAGAAATGGTCGAGCGCGGTGGCATGAACGCCAAACACAATAACCTCGACAATGTAAAATTCTACGCTACAGACCTACAAGCCGACTTCACGCAGGAAGACTGGGCTCAAGAAGGCTTCAATAAAGTCCTTATCGACCCGCCACGAAGCGGCGCATTAGACGTAGTGCAAAACATCGCACGCTTTAATCCTGAGCGTATCGTCTACGTTTCGTGTAACCCAGCCACGCTGGCACGCGACAGCGGTGAGCTAAAGGAAAGAGGGTATAAGTTGGTTAAAGCGGGTGTTATGGATATGTTTCCGCATACGGCGCACACGGAATCCATCGCCTTGTTCCAGAAAGTCTAA
- a CDS encoding 3'-5' exonuclease — translation MNLFVFDIETIPDVEAGRILNDFDGLSDEDVVSAMEHLRVQQSGTTFQPLYLHKVVAISAVFRHGDKVKVWSLGEEDADEKEIVQRFFDGIERFAPTIVSWNGSGFDLPVLHYRAMKNNVVAQKYWDTGEIDNQFKWNNYISRYHNRHIDLMDLLALYNPRANAPLDKIASMLGYPGKMGMSGAKVWETYNEGNLKAIRDYCETDVLNTYLVYLRFEVMRGNMTAEELEVEENFLKQYLKEENRPHFNEFIEAWTGQ, via the coding sequence ATGAATTTATTTGTATTTGATATCGAGACAATTCCAGACGTTGAAGCGGGACGTATCCTGAATGACTTTGATGGTCTGAGTGATGAGGATGTGGTTTCGGCGATGGAACACCTGCGAGTACAGCAATCAGGCACCACGTTTCAGCCGCTATATTTACACAAAGTCGTCGCTATTTCTGCAGTATTCCGCCATGGCGACAAGGTCAAAGTTTGGTCTTTAGGCGAAGAAGACGCCGACGAAAAAGAGATCGTGCAGCGCTTTTTCGACGGTATTGAGCGCTTTGCACCAACTATTGTTTCTTGGAATGGCTCGGGCTTCGATCTACCCGTGCTCCACTATCGTGCGATGAAAAATAACGTGGTGGCCCAAAAATACTGGGATACCGGCGAAATCGACAATCAGTTTAAGTGGAATAATTATATTAGTCGTTATCATAACCGCCATATTGATTTAATGGATCTATTGGCTTTGTATAACCCGCGAGCCAATGCTCCATTGGATAAAATTGCTTCAATGCTCGGCTACCCGGGTAAAATGGGCATGAGCGGCGCCAAAGTGTGGGAAACCTATAATGAAGGCAATTTGAAGGCTATTCGAGACTATTGTGAAACCGACGTACTGAATACCTATCTAGTGTACCTACGCTTTGAAGTGATGCGTGGCAACATGACCGCGGAAGAGTTAGAGGTAGAAGAAAACTTCCTAAAGCAGTATCTGAAAGAAGAAAATCGACCGCACTTCAACGAATTTATAGAGGCTTGGACTGGGCAATAG
- the relA gene encoding GTP diphosphokinase: protein MKRKEHDIFEIVESDQFNFEQWLELNQLSLADKAVKKLRKAVELAQKNIAKTPVIKLNTLAAGLELAEVLTHFNADNETLTAAVLLPAVISGTIDSEVLKKHCGSGIAELVRGAGQMEAMRTLQQSSGAENDEQQVESLRKMLLAMVNDARVVLLKLADRVVTLRHIKDAERDMQIIFAKETKDIFAPLANRLGIGQLKWELEDLAFRYLEPQAYKKIAKSLREKRVAREQYIQDVLDLLNGKLSQESIKADVTGRVKHIYSIWKKMTRKKVSFEEIYDVRAVRILVDKVQDCYATLGIVHGSWQHIPKEFDDYVATPKENGYRSIHTAVVGPEGKVLEVQIRTHQMHDEAEKGIAAHWAYKEGTNLNRVGVDEKIEWMRQLLEWQSELADTASDDLMQEFQSSVSEDRIFVFTPQGKVIDLPSGSTPIDFAYRIHTSIGHRCIGAKVKGRIVPLTYKLSTGEVVEIMTKSEELPSRDWLIPYNEYISSARTRHKISQFFNKLDKEDNANAGKTLLERELSRAHLSDVEHRELAQRLHLASEQELYIKIGSGDLSIIHALNRAKEFKETQEPVRDIKPTLRKKTKRQSYSDISVSGVGDLLTQIAKCCKPVPGEEIVGYITQGRGIVIHRQSCTHIKKANKDRPERLIPVSWEAEATNAYAVDLRIVAMDRKSLLKDITTILANEHASITDLSTHKRNEQVELWVEVELSQVDDLNRVMTLIKQLPNIFTVERKTN from the coding sequence ATGAAACGGAAAGAACACGACATATTCGAGATAGTGGAGTCTGATCAATTTAACTTTGAGCAGTGGCTGGAGTTAAATCAGTTGTCGCTGGCTGATAAGGCAGTGAAGAAGCTGCGCAAGGCGGTGGAGCTTGCACAGAAGAATATCGCTAAAACACCTGTGATTAAGCTGAATACGTTGGCGGCTGGCTTGGAGCTGGCTGAGGTTCTGACGCACTTCAATGCCGATAATGAGACGCTGACGGCTGCGGTGCTTTTGCCCGCGGTTATTAGTGGGACGATTGATTCAGAGGTTTTAAAGAAGCATTGCGGTTCGGGCATTGCGGAGTTGGTGCGCGGTGCAGGTCAGATGGAGGCGATGCGGACGTTACAGCAATCGTCGGGTGCTGAGAATGATGAGCAGCAGGTGGAAAGCCTGCGTAAGATGCTATTGGCGATGGTCAATGATGCGCGGGTGGTTCTGTTGAAGCTAGCGGATCGTGTGGTGACGTTACGCCATATTAAAGATGCTGAGCGAGATATGCAGATCATCTTTGCTAAAGAAACGAAGGATATTTTCGCACCATTAGCCAATCGTTTAGGGATTGGTCAGTTAAAGTGGGAGCTTGAAGATTTAGCTTTCCGCTATTTGGAGCCTCAAGCTTATAAGAAGATTGCTAAGAGTTTGCGTGAGAAGCGTGTGGCTCGGGAGCAGTATATTCAAGATGTGCTTGATTTGCTGAATGGGAAGTTATCTCAAGAATCGATTAAGGCGGACGTCACTGGCCGGGTAAAACATATTTATTCGATCTGGAAGAAGATGACGCGGAAGAAGGTCAGCTTTGAGGAAATTTATGATGTACGAGCAGTTAGGATTTTAGTGGATAAAGTTCAGGACTGTTACGCGACATTAGGCATCGTTCACGGCAGTTGGCAGCATATACCGAAAGAGTTTGATGATTACGTGGCGACGCCAAAAGAAAATGGTTATCGCTCGATTCATACGGCGGTGGTGGGACCTGAAGGAAAGGTACTAGAAGTGCAGATTCGAACTCATCAAATGCACGACGAAGCAGAAAAAGGCATCGCGGCGCATTGGGCTTATAAAGAAGGCACTAACCTTAATCGTGTTGGTGTTGATGAGAAGATTGAGTGGATGCGTCAGCTACTTGAGTGGCAGAGTGAGCTGGCGGATACGGCGAGCGATGATTTGATGCAAGAGTTTCAAAGTTCCGTATCAGAAGACCGTATTTTTGTTTTTACGCCGCAGGGTAAGGTCATTGACTTACCGTCGGGCAGTACGCCGATTGATTTTGCGTATCGAATTCATACTTCCATCGGACATCGCTGTATCGGCGCTAAGGTTAAAGGGCGTATCGTGCCTTTAACCTACAAGTTAAGCACTGGTGAAGTTGTCGAAATCATGACCAAGAGTGAGGAGCTACCGAGTCGCGATTGGCTCATTCCGTACAACGAATATATTAGTAGCGCTAGAACGCGCCATAAAATCAGTCAGTTTTTCAATAAACTGGATAAAGAAGATAACGCCAATGCGGGTAAGACGTTACTTGAGAGAGAGTTAAGTCGAGCTCACCTGTCAGACGTCGAGCATCGTGAGCTAGCGCAGCGTTTGCACTTAGCGAGTGAGCAAGAACTTTATATTAAAATCGGTTCTGGTGACCTGAGTATCATCCATGCGTTAAACCGTGCCAAAGAATTTAAAGAAACTCAAGAGCCGGTTCGTGACATTAAGCCTACGTTACGTAAGAAAACGAAACGTCAGTCTTATAGCGATATTTCTGTGTCGGGTGTTGGCGATCTCTTAACTCAGATTGCGAAGTGCTGTAAACCTGTACCGGGTGAGGAAATAGTGGGGTATATCACTCAAGGTCGTGGCATTGTGATTCATCGCCAAAGTTGTACTCATATCAAAAAAGCCAATAAAGACCGTCCTGAACGATTAATTCCTGTGAGTTGGGAGGCTGAGGCGACCAATGCTTATGCGGTAGATTTGCGCATCGTGGCGATGGACCGTAAATCGCTGTTAAAAGATATCACTACGATATTGGCTAATGAGCATGCGAGTATTACCGACCTTTCAACTCACAAGCGTAATGAGCAGGTTGAGTTATGGGTTGAAGTTGAACTCAGTCAGGTTGATGACTTAAACCGAGTAATGACGCTCATTAAGCAATTGCCTAATATTTTCACCGTCGAACGCAAAACGAATTAA